The following coding sequences lie in one Ostrea edulis chromosome 8, xbOstEdul1.1, whole genome shotgun sequence genomic window:
- the LOC125662515 gene encoding uncharacterized protein LOC125662515, whose product MALSKTVHPHDRTRFTRLTLVILEELTPLLQDILQNEISPNQLLNEVSRQKSLFQKLRAEQTVLIQNAQTDGYKDFDITLLYTLLRNLKCLKITAPTQGWGTSQRPGNGETTPGDDIERIRLIRNKIYGHVAVPALSETEFQEHWSNISDICKRMQTLLGKNYVQSLQMAEVRAIDLEMENTYLEKIKSLCTAEKSMKELLQEVIKGRAPCVEENVRVEARDPQLNNLVETLTNTSISILNDMKDSITEMTPDSDIELLFESIEEFISENKENISTLTSFPFFEELAQKIKRYAYLKKSPMQTLARHLRFILRLKKMYGAELECSQGSLLLKLTFSSEGGCDHYMHDLERGEIGELILSVLLYPPYLANYNLHAEDLMIYLNDNEITAETSK is encoded by the exons atggcgctTAGTAAAACAGTTCATCCACACGACAGAACCAGATTCACAAGACTGACCTTGGTCATCCTCGAGGAATTGACACCACTGCTACAAGAtatacttcaaaatgaaatatcaccAAACCAATTACTTAATGAAGTTTCACGACAGAAGTCACTTTTCCAAAAGCTTAGAGCTGAACAAACGGTATTAATTCAAAATGCTCAGACTGATGGGTACAAAGATTTCGATATTACTCTTTTGTACACATTATTACGCAATCTCAAATGTCTAAAAATCACAGCCCCTACACAAGGATGGGGGACATCACAAAGGCCAGGAAATGGGGAGACAACTCCTGGTGATGACATTGAAAGAATTCGCctcataagaaataaaatatatggaCATGTTGCTGTACCAGCATTGTCAGAGACAGAGTTCCAGGAACACTGGTCCAATATTTCAGACATCTGCAAAAGAATGCAAACCTTGCTTGGCAAGAACTATGTCCAAAGCCTGCAGATGGCTGAAGTACGTGCTATTGACTTAGAGATGGAAAACACGTACCTCGAGAAAATCAAAAGTCTCTGTACTGCTGAGAAAAGTATGAAAGAACTATTACAAGAGGTCATCAAAGGTAGAG CTCCCTGTGTAGAAGAAAATGTGAGGGTTGAAGCCAGGGATCCACAACTGAATAACCTAGTAGAGACATTAACTAACACAAGCATTTCCATTCTGAACGACATGAAGGATAGCATCACTGAAATGACACCGGACTCAGATATAGAGCTACTGTTTGAATCAATAGAAGAATTCATTAGCGAGAACAAGGagaatatatcaacattaacgtcttttccattttttgaagaattagcacaaaaaatcaaaagatatgCTTATCTGAAAAAGAGCCCGATGCAAACTTTAGCAAGACACCTTCGCTTTATTTTGagattaaagaaaatgtatggTGCTGAATTAGAGTGTTCACAGGGCAGCTTACTGCTGAAGTTGACCTTTTCCTCAGAAGGAGGTTGTGACCATTACATGCATGATTTGGAGAGAGGGGAGATTGGAGAACTTATCCTATCTGTGTTGCTCTACCCTCCATATCTGGCTAACTATAATCTACATGCTGAGGATTTGATGATTTATCTGAATGATAATGAAATCACAGCAGAAACTAGTAAGTAA